The DNA sequence GTCATCTTTTCTCGCGATTCCGTAACCGGGCACGTCAACTCCATTGAGCCGGAGCTGCAGCGGCCTGCCTTCTCCGAGGAAGTTGCGCCACCACTTCTTCGTTTCGGGGATGCCCACCCAGATCACGATGTCGTCTCCCGAGCGCCAATAGTTCACCGGCGTGCTGAAGATCTGTCCGGATCGGCGGCCGGTGTAGGTGACAACGGTGAAGTATCGGCCCGCCAGGCTGCGCAGCCCGGGCACGTTCAGCGCTATCACCGGCACGGTGTTGACCGCGTCGACAAAGCGTCGAAGTAAGGAATTCATCTGTGCCTACAGGTCGTCGCGCGAGCGCTCATCTGTGCCCAACGGTCTTCACGCAAGCGCTCATCCCAGCTTCCGTAACCGGGGTTCGAGGTCGTTCTTGAACAGTTCCAGGAACCGCTTCTGGTCGTGACCGGGCGCGTGGAACACCAGGTGGTTCAGGCCCCAGCCCACGTAGTCGGCGACCTTGGCGACCGCCTCGTCCGGGTCGGAGGCGACGATCCAGCGTTTGGCGACCTGCTCGATGGGCAGCTCGTCGGCGGCGCGTTCCATCTCGATGGGGTCGTGGATGCTGTGCTTCTGCTCGGGGGTCAGCGACAGCGGCGCCCAGAAGCGGGTGTTCTCCAACGCCTTCTCCGGATCCGGGTCGTAGGAGATCTTGATCTCGATCATCCGGTCGATGTCGTCGAAGGTGCGCTCGGCCAGCGCAGCACCCTCCTTGACGGCGGGGATGAGCTTGTCCTTGTACAGCTCCTCGCCCTTGCCGGAGGTGCAGATGAATCCGTCGCCGGCGCGTCCCGCGTACTTGGCGACGACGGCGCCACCCGCGGCGATGTAGACGGGGATGCCGTCCTCGGGCACGTCGTAGATGGCGGCACC is a window from the Mycobacteroides salmoniphilum genome containing:
- a CDS encoding nitroreductase/quinone reductase family protein — its product is MNSLLRRFVDAVNTVPVIALNVPGLRSLAGRYFTVVTYTGRRSGQIFSTPVNYWRSGDDIVIWVGIPETKKWWRNFLGEGRPLQLRLNGVDVPGYGIARKDDSGRVTVTVRLGETA
- the fgd gene encoding glucose-6-phosphate dehydrogenase (coenzyme-F420) → MARELKLGYKASAEQFAPRELVELAVATESHGFDSATVSDHFQPWRYNGGHAPFSLAWMTAVGERTQRLQLGTSVLTPTFRYNPAVTAQAFATMGCLYPGRIFLGVGTGEALNEIATGFIGEWPEFKERFARLRESVRLMRELWTGERVDFEGEYYRTKGAAIYDVPEDGIPVYIAAGGAVVAKYAGRAGDGFICTSGKGEELYKDKLIPAVKEGAALAERTFDDIDRMIEIKISYDPDPEKALENTRFWAPLSLTPEQKHSIHDPIEMERAADELPIEQVAKRWIVASDPDEAVAKVADYVGWGLNHLVFHAPGHDQKRFLELFKNDLEPRLRKLG